Proteins encoded together in one Oceanispirochaeta sp. window:
- a CDS encoding YggT family protein, which produces MSPVQTVFQFLSALISVYMLLIIFRVFLTWFQGRLNGKGVEILIKVTDPYMNRFKGISWLRFGFLDFSPVVAIALLGLVSQIFNSLAISGTLTPMLIVVYILSSIWNFFLFFINFLIIMMVFRLITLLFFSTWNHQILFQIDTILYKVVARILGFFTTKTVKFSIALAVCAGILLGLRIAAGIGISFLLNYLAGL; this is translated from the coding sequence ATGAGTCCAGTTCAGACTGTATTTCAATTTTTATCCGCACTAATATCCGTCTATATGCTTTTGATTATTTTCCGTGTCTTTCTGACCTGGTTTCAGGGTAGACTCAATGGCAAAGGAGTTGAAATTCTGATAAAAGTCACCGACCCCTATATGAATAGATTCAAAGGGATCAGCTGGCTCCGCTTCGGCTTCCTTGATTTTTCCCCCGTAGTGGCCATAGCCCTTTTAGGTCTGGTCTCACAAATTTTCAATTCTCTAGCCATCTCGGGCACTCTGACCCCAATGCTTATTGTGGTTTACATCCTCAGCAGCATCTGGAATTTCTTTCTTTTCTTTATTAATTTTCTGATTATCATGATGGTTTTCCGTCTGATTACCCTTCTGTTCTTTTCCACATGGAATCATCAGATCCTTTTTCAGATTGATACGATTTTGTATAAGGTGGTCGCCCGTATTCTAGGATTTTTTACGACAAAAACTGTAAAATTCTCCATAGCCTTGGCCGTCTGTGCCGGGATTCTTCTAGGTCTGAGAATTGCAGCGGGCATCGGAATTTCATTCCTGCTGAATTATCTGGCGGGACTCTAG
- the dnaE gene encoding DNA polymerase III subunit alpha, producing LLCERFLNPERVSMPDFDIDFCFERRGEVIEYVNRKYGHDQVGGICTFGTLKTKAVLKDVARVLDIPFAESNAITKLIPEGKAPDGRKINTEVALEIEPKLKEFYDRGGAYRELFDTAKVLEGMNRHISTHACGKVIGNSVLTNYVPLYKDQKTGEITTEFTMDIIEPCGLVKMDFLGLKTLTLLKNVEKLVQKTDPGFSVDTVSEEDEATFKMLSNGKSTAVFQFESSGMQDILRRAKPNNIEDLIALNALYRPGPMQFIPQYIEGKKTPRSITFPDPTLEELLTPTYGVIVYQEQVMKVAQIIGGFSLGKADILRRAMGKKKLKDMEKMKVEFIAGAKEIGHSEKHASGIFDMLEPFAGYGFNKSHAAAYSVVAYKTAYCKANHPAEFWAANLTNEINDTGKMTEDMESARDEGIEIDAPVITFSEKFFNVVNGKVFYGLIGIKGMGTAAVDVIINERHARGHYKSLLDFLERVDLRSVNKKVIEVSIQSGLFDRIESSNRATLLHNMERMIDHVNSIKEQSQFGQVSLFGENQDEITPELRLEEVPPWSNKDILQIEKDNLGFYFSGHPLDEYRPFWNKCTNLKLDQPGRASPDKEYTILGMLKSIRTTMTKRGAKMAFASVEDFNGSIDLVLFSKTFDQYAHLLEEDKVLGFTGQVDLSRSEPSFKVKEIFLPEEMREIQNSEIHIELEEREYLKDELVDFRAFLQDRNGSSSVYLHLKRPENKIVVKVSGQITIAANPSVLQEIGQYPIVSNIWKE from the coding sequence ATCTGCTCTGCGAACGGTTCCTTAACCCCGAGCGCGTCTCCATGCCTGACTTTGATATTGACTTCTGCTTTGAAAGAAGAGGAGAGGTCATCGAATATGTAAACCGGAAATACGGACACGACCAGGTAGGGGGGATCTGTACCTTCGGAACCCTGAAAACAAAGGCCGTCCTCAAGGATGTGGCCCGTGTTCTGGATATTCCCTTTGCCGAATCCAATGCCATTACCAAGCTCATTCCCGAAGGGAAGGCTCCTGACGGCCGGAAGATCAATACCGAGGTGGCCCTGGAGATAGAGCCGAAGCTCAAGGAGTTCTACGACCGGGGCGGTGCCTATAGGGAGCTTTTTGATACGGCAAAGGTCCTGGAGGGGATGAATCGGCATATCTCCACTCATGCCTGTGGAAAGGTCATTGGGAATTCAGTCCTCACCAACTATGTTCCCCTCTATAAGGACCAGAAGACAGGTGAAATCACAACGGAATTCACCATGGACATCATCGAGCCCTGTGGGCTGGTCAAGATGGATTTCCTGGGTCTGAAAACTCTGACTCTTCTGAAGAATGTAGAAAAACTGGTTCAGAAAACAGATCCGGGTTTTAGTGTGGATACGGTTTCTGAAGAAGATGAGGCGACCTTTAAGATGCTCAGCAACGGAAAATCCACAGCTGTATTTCAGTTTGAGTCATCGGGAATGCAGGATATCCTCCGCCGGGCCAAACCCAATAACATTGAAGACCTCATAGCCTTGAACGCTCTCTACCGTCCCGGACCGATGCAGTTCATTCCCCAGTACATCGAAGGCAAGAAAACCCCCCGATCCATAACCTTTCCCGATCCGACCCTGGAAGAACTTCTGACACCGACCTACGGTGTTATCGTCTATCAGGAACAGGTCATGAAGGTAGCCCAGATCATCGGTGGATTCTCCCTTGGTAAAGCCGACATCCTCCGCCGGGCCATGGGTAAAAAGAAACTCAAAGACATGGAGAAGATGAAAGTAGAGTTTATTGCCGGAGCCAAAGAAATCGGACACAGCGAAAAGCATGCCTCTGGAATCTTTGACATGCTCGAGCCCTTTGCCGGATACGGATTCAACAAATCCCATGCGGCGGCCTACTCTGTGGTGGCCTATAAAACCGCCTACTGCAAGGCCAACCATCCGGCAGAATTCTGGGCAGCCAACCTTACCAATGAAATCAACGACACCGGTAAAATGACCGAAGACATGGAAAGTGCCAGAGATGAGGGAATTGAGATTGATGCTCCCGTTATCACCTTTTCAGAAAAGTTTTTCAATGTTGTTAATGGCAAGGTTTTTTATGGTCTAATCGGAATCAAAGGCATGGGAACAGCCGCCGTAGATGTGATCATCAATGAAAGGCATGCCCGGGGACACTATAAATCCCTTCTGGATTTTCTTGAAAGAGTAGATCTGCGCTCTGTGAATAAAAAAGTGATTGAAGTGAGCATTCAATCCGGTCTTTTTGACAGGATAGAGTCCAGCAACAGGGCGACCCTCCTCCATAATATGGAACGAATGATAGACCATGTGAACAGCATCAAGGAGCAGTCCCAGTTTGGTCAGGTCTCTCTCTTCGGTGAGAATCAGGATGAGATAACCCCCGAGCTGCGCCTGGAGGAAGTGCCCCCCTGGAGCAACAAGGATATACTGCAGATAGAGAAGGACAACCTGGGGTTCTATTTTTCTGGACATCCTCTGGATGAATACCGGCCCTTCTGGAACAAGTGCACCAACCTGAAACTGGACCAGCCGGGACGTGCTTCACCCGATAAGGAATACACCATCCTGGGGATGCTCAAATCCATCCGCACCACCATGACCAAGAGAGGAGCCAAGATGGCCTTCGCCTCGGTAGAGGACTTCAACGGCTCCATCGATCTGGTCCTTTTTTCAAAGACCTTCGATCAATACGCTCATTTACTGGAAGAAGACAAGGTTCTGGGATTCACCGGTCAGGTAGATCTGTCCCGGAGTGAACCAAGCTTCAAGGTCAAGGAGATCTTCCTACCCGAAGAGATGAGAGAGATTCAGAACAGCGAGATTCATATTGAGCTGGAAGAAAGGGAATATCTGAAAGACGAACTGGTAGATTTCAGAGCCTTTCTTCAAGACAGGAACGGTTCCAGCTCTGTATACCTTCATCTAAAGCGTCCGGAGAACAAGATCGTGGTCAAAGTATCGGGACAGATCACCATTGCCGCTAATCCTTCTGTCTTGCAGGAAATCGGTCAATATCCTATTGTATCTAATATTTGGAAGGAATAA